The Methylomarinum vadi genome has a window encoding:
- a CDS encoding rhodanese-like domain-containing protein — translation MKKFKTVSLAEMRDLLVDERTMLLDCRDLKDYRSGNIDNAMHVHEGLKETLLTKGDKNIKLVIYCYYGHVSEHLAEMFGDFGFKHVYSLEGGYAAWKENGAITG, via the coding sequence ATGAAGAAATTCAAGACCGTCTCTTTGGCCGAAATGCGGGATTTACTCGTCGATGAGCGCACGATGTTGCTCGACTGCCGTGATCTTAAGGATTACCGCAGCGGCAATATCGACAACGCCATGCATGTCCATGAAGGGTTAAAGGAAACCTTGCTGACAAAAGGCGACAAAAATATAAAATTGGTTATTTATTGCTATTACGGACATGTCAGCGAGCATCTGGCGGAAATGTTCGGCGATTTCGGTTTCAAGCATGTTTACAGTTTGGAGGGCGGCTATGCCGCCTGGAAGGAAAATGGGGCCATAACCGGTTGA
- a CDS encoding TOBE domain-containing protein codes for MKQMSKQNLLGSGRKHNHLELLERIDASGSISAAANALGMSYKAAWDAVENINNLSAQPLVERRVGGRNGGGAVLTTHGRRLVAAYRRLDKERERVLAHLNQVVDDFDTYYEIIRRFDMKTSARNQFLGKVVRIKEGAVNAEVVLDIGGGDELVAGITLDSLNHLKLVEGTETYALVKAQWIILCTDNDLKTSARNRLCGTVARCQEGAVNSEIILELPGGKHLTAIVTNDSYHDLGLKPGMRACALIKASHVILAVSS; via the coding sequence ATGAAACAAATGAGTAAACAAAACCTGCTCGGCAGCGGAAGAAAACACAATCATCTTGAATTGCTGGAACGCATCGATGCCAGCGGTTCCATCAGCGCTGCCGCCAATGCCTTAGGCATGAGTTACAAGGCGGCCTGGGATGCCGTCGAAAACATCAACAACCTGTCCGCGCAGCCGCTGGTAGAGCGCCGAGTGGGTGGTCGCAACGGCGGCGGCGCGGTATTGACGACACACGGCAGGCGCCTGGTGGCCGCTTACCGCAGACTGGACAAAGAGAGAGAACGTGTTCTGGCCCATCTCAACCAGGTCGTGGACGACTTCGACACCTATTACGAAATCATTAGGAGATTTGACATGAAGACTAGCGCGCGCAATCAATTCTTAGGAAAGGTCGTCAGGATCAAAGAAGGAGCGGTTAACGCCGAAGTCGTCCTGGATATCGGCGGCGGCGATGAATTGGTCGCCGGCATCACGCTGGACAGCCTAAACCACTTGAAGCTTGTCGAAGGCACGGAGACTTACGCCTTGGTCAAGGCACAATGGATCATCCTCTGCACCGACAATGACCTAAAAACCAGCGCCCGTAATCGCTTGTGTGGCACCGTTGCCCGCTGCCAGGAAGGCGCGGTCAATTCGGAAATTATCCTGGAACTTCCGGGCGGCAAGCACTTGACCGCCATTGTCACTAATGACAGCTACCATGATCTCGGTCTCAAGCCGGGCATGCGCGCTTGCGCCTTGATCAAGGCCTCTCATGTCATTCTGGCCGTATCATCCTAA
- the modA gene encoding molybdate ABC transporter substrate-binding protein yields the protein MNRLVMLKLALFALLFGTYAHAETVNVAVAANFTAPMKMIAAQFEQETGHKTQLAFGSSGKFFAQIKNGAPFQVFLSADSKKPATLEQEGLAVAGSRFTYALGSLVLWSARPDGVDTKGEVLRQNDVKHLAMASPKLAPYGLAAQQTLEQMGLWSTLQDKLVLGENIAQTYQFVASGNAELGFVALSQVMKDGQLISGSAWHIPAELYSLIRQDAVLLSNGKDNPAASALLDYLKSDRAAVVIKSYGYRLLSD from the coding sequence ATGAATCGATTAGTCATGTTAAAGCTAGCCCTTTTTGCCTTATTGTTCGGCACGTACGCCCATGCCGAAACCGTCAATGTAGCCGTGGCCGCGAACTTCACCGCGCCGATGAAAATGATCGCGGCGCAATTCGAACAGGAGACGGGACACAAGACCCAGCTCGCCTTTGGCTCTTCCGGCAAGTTTTTTGCCCAAATCAAAAACGGCGCGCCGTTCCAGGTCTTTCTCTCCGCCGATAGCAAGAAACCGGCAACGCTGGAGCAGGAAGGCCTGGCCGTGGCCGGCAGCCGTTTCACCTATGCGCTGGGTTCCCTGGTGTTATGGTCCGCCCGCCCGGATGGGGTCGATACGAAGGGCGAAGTACTAAGGCAAAACGATGTTAAACATTTGGCGATGGCCAGTCCCAAATTGGCCCCCTATGGCCTGGCCGCGCAACAGACTTTGGAACAAATGGGACTGTGGTCGACCTTGCAAGACAAATTGGTGTTGGGAGAAAACATCGCTCAAACCTATCAATTTGTAGCTTCAGGTAACGCCGAACTGGGCTTCGTCGCGCTGTCACAGGTCATGAAAGACGGCCAACTGATAAGCGGTTCCGCCTGGCATATTCCGGCCGAACTTTATAGCCTCATCCGCCAGGACGCCGTACTGCTGAGCAACGGCAAGGACAATCCGGCTGCGAGCGCTTTGCTGGATTACCTCAAATCCGACCGGGCGGCAGTCGTCATCAAATCCTACGGCTACCGGCTCTTATCCGACTAG